The genomic segment ctcGATCGTTTCGTGAATGAACTTCACGATACTGCTTCTGTCCTTTCTAGAACTGCCCTTTTTTAGAACCAATCCTTCATTGAAACTTctcatcaataattaaaaacatggATCCATATTTAACCTACCCTTCTCCGTATCCTTCAACGCTCGAATtcgatcttaaaaaaaaaaaaaaaagaaagaataactgGTCCAATGGTTCAAAATTAACCACCGCATCTGCCGATGCATCAGCTTGattaaaatcgagaaaaaaataagaaatggaGGCAGAGTGCAAGGACTCGGATCACGCGAGGATCAACCGAACCAGTACATGCTCCACGCGAGATTCGTTCCCTTAGAGTCACGTTTATACACACAGCTTCGCCTCCGCTGGCCGCGAGATTTATACACACCACCCCTCCCGACACACCTACGAGCAGATAATAATGTACACACGTATAGGAAACACGAAACACATAGAACGTAACAAACGTGTACACATAgacaagtagaaaaaaaacgtAAGGACAGACATACGTAAGAGACGATGATACGCGAGGACAGAGGAGAGAGGCCAGCAGCAGAGAGCCGAGTGTAGAGAGTTAGACGGTGTTTTCTGTTGTCACGATACCTAGCAGGGGTCCCGAGGCCGAGGTTGAAACAACCGTGGCTGGAGTGCGTTTTGATTTGGGCCCCGGCGTCGGCCGCGAGGGACTCAGCCTGAGAGACCCTGCCGCCGGACTGGTCGACTATTCCCACTGGCTGACAGCCCTCAGGTACATTGAAGGATGCTTACGAggaggcgagagagagaatgtgtgtatgtgtgtgtgtgtgctgATCGATGAACGAGATGGTGCACGATATTCTACGAAACTAACTCGCTTACAACCCCCGCTGCTCCCCGagcattttctcttcttcctcctctctctctctaccctCCTCCTCTAcccttcttcttccatctCTAATCATCAAATGACGACACACCCAACGATGGAATGCCAacaagcatatatatattcacaagcATTCTCGCAAAATGCACCGGGATATGAAAGCGTATTAGAAAATGGCTATTAGAGAGTTGGACAGAAGCTGAggatagatttataaatatatatatatgtattttttttttttttatactttatattttatcccgTTAGGTGCTTCAGGATTCACCGAGTAGTGCGCTCACACGCAGCATCATTATCATTGTTGGAGGATGTATGCCTAACAGGCCTTTAACAAGCAAAGAAACGATTACAACCACTACCTCAGAAGCAAGCACTCCCAACACGTGGACACTACCGATCACGCGAGCATTCGTCGCGAGGTGAAACGAGCacggaattttctttttcgagaatatatatatgtacatatatatatgtatgtatatgtatatatatatcgagagttttaaattcgaaaacgagaggaataaaaaaaaagaaacaatgatTAATAAGGAACgtggaggaaatttttttttcgttcgattaagGAGGTCGATTAATCGCGACGAAGTCGTTTCAGGATATGGTGTCTGTTCGTTTAGGGAAGCTTTTAATCCTATTTGATGGCTGAAAGAAGGTCTCGAAACATTGGCAAAGCACAATGCTGTACAAAATACGCTTATTTTGGGTCCAGGATGGGGATGATTCCTGATTGACATTGTTCGTGATTATCGTTGTTAATTACGGGTGAAATTGTGTTACAGGGGCGAGAAACTTTACGTAACGAAGGATAAGAGATCGAGGAGCTCGTATTGGAGAAGAATGGCCTGTTGGGGATGTTGCTTGGCTGTCGTACTGATAGCTGTCATCATCGCCATTTTGGCGGCGAGTAAGTGTCTCTTTCccttaaatttctaatttcgatGATTTGTCTTTAATGTGCTGATTGAGTATCGGCCTCGAACAGTGAAACTTAacctaaaattaatcgatcgattctgtCCTAGCCGGAGTGATCTTGACGCAAGAGACTTCCGAACCTCTGGACAATCTTCAGCAGAATTCGCGGCAATTTGGTGACGTGAGAACGGCCGAAAGTCAAGAGTACATGAAGAATCCTCCGCCGAGTCCACCGCCCGCGACTTCGACGTTCCCATCCTGGCCAACGACCGACGAGACTCTTTACAACACGGTCCCAAGCGCGTTGGACGGTGTGTTAAAATTAGACGAGTTCCAATGGGACAACGATCTAAGCGATCCGAAGTCGAGGGTGTACAGACAAGTGAGCACGGAGATAGAAGAATACTTGAGGAGCATGTTGAGGCAGCCAATGGATAACGAAACGATCGTCAAAGTGTATGGCATAAACAGGGACGGTGAAGTGAAGTTTAGGATAAGTTATCCACCGCGTTCCATCCCAGAAGAAACGCAACAGATGATCGAGAAAACGTTGCAGAAAAGTGGCAACATGATTGGACATTATCATTTGAACAGTTTAAAGGTGACCAAGTTGGTCGACGAATGTCAGAGCGGGAGCTTTGGGTGTTCAGAAGGGTGCAATTACGATTACTCGAAAGGTCTGTTCGTTTGCTTCTGCAGAACTAGAAAGGTGTTAGCCAGTGATGGAAAGAATTGCGTTGATGAGAATGACTTGAGCAACGTGGAAATGGATGACGAGGTGCCGGAGACCAATACGGAAATGGTGCACGATTACGTGCAGGGAAGAAGCAGAGGACCTGGATCGGTGTTTGAACCGAGGAGACCCGACAATTGGGATCACTTGGACTTTAGCACGGAAACAACGCACAATGGACACGCGCCACAAGACAACGAACACGAATTTCACGTATATCCACATTCTTCGGCGGAACCGGAACCCACGCAGACGGCCACGACGGAAGAGAATCGCGTGTTCAATGACGAATCCGATTCGATGCATTGGATGCACGATCATTCGAACCACGATCATTCGATGCATGATTATTCGACGTATGAACATTCGATGCACGATCATTCGATGCACGATCATTCGATGCATGATCATTCGGAACATGAACACTCGATGCATGATCATTCGGAACACGATCACTCGACGTATGATTATTCAAGCTTGTCGACTCCTGAACAGAAACCTGAAATAGAATCCAATTCTAAATCTTTTGCTGAACCTGAACCATCTGCTGAGCCTGAGCCATCCGCTGAACCTGAACCTTCTGTTGAACCTGAACCTTCTGCTGAACTTGAACCGTCTGCTAAACCTGAACCTTCTGCTGAGCCTGAACCGTCCTCTGAACCTGAACCGTCTGCTGAACCTGAACCTTCTGCTGAACCTGAGCCATCCTCTGAACCTGAACCTTCTGCTGAACCTGAACCGTCTGCTGAGCCTGAGCCATCCGCTGAACCTGAACCTTCGGCTGAACCTGAACCGTCTGTTGAGCCAAAACCATCCGCTGAGCCTGAGCCATCCACTGAACCTGAACCTTCTGCTGAGCCTGAGCCATCCGCTGAACCTGAACCTTCAGCTGAGCCTGAACCGTCTGCTGAGCCAGAACCGTCTGTTGAGCCAGAACCATCTGCTGAGCCTGAGCCGTCTGCTGAACCTGAACCTTCTTCTGAGCCTGAGCCATCTGTTAAACCTGAACCTTCTGCTGAACCTGAGCCGTCTGCTGGACCTGAACCATCTGCTGAACCTGAACCATCTGCTGAGCCAGAACCGTCTGTTAAGCCTGAACCGTCTGCTGAGCCTGAACCGTCTGCTGAGCCTGAACCGTCTGCTGAGCCTGAACCAAAATCTCCTAATGAATTAGAGTTCGATCCAGAATCTTCcacaaaaatgattaataccGAGCTAGTCAGTTCCATGGAACCACAATCTACTGAATTTAATAAACCTGAACCTACTAGAGAATCACAACCATCTACCGAAGTAGAAGCTTCTGCTGAACCAATTACTGAAGCAAATCCTGTTAGTGAATTATCAACAAAATTAACTGCAACCGAGCATCCAGAACTACCTCTTCAATTAGATTTTACTATTAGGCCTGAAATATCCGGAAAAGAAGATTCTTCTACCGAACATGAATTATTATCAACCTTATCACCCATCGAACCAGAATTATTCAATGATGAAAAATCTCGTGAAAACATGCCTTCTATTGTTGAGCATTCTACCGAAATACAAAACACTATAGTGCCAAAAGATTTTACCGAGAAAACATTTACTGATAAAACTGAATCTTCTACCGAATCTGTAATTGTGAATAAGGAATCTTCTGAATCGATTAACGAATCTTCCACAGAATCACCtatgattgaaaaagaaacagcAAATACACTTATACCTAATGTTCCTACAAACATGGAGTCAGAATCTACAACGCCAATGATGCTTAGTGAAACTACGTTACCAAATAACGAAATGGCAAGCAATGATGAATCTTTACCAGTGATACCTCTGATCTCTGATATCGAACAGACTATGACGTCGAATCATTCGTTTTCTGATGATCATTCCGAATCAAGTGTCACAGTTGTAGGCACAACGATGATGGAAAACAACGAGGAAAAGGTAACAACTTCAAACCCTATAGAAATGGATAAAAACGAGCAAATCACCGAAACAACCAATATGCCACAAGATGAAACAACTATATACACCACAATGAGTATAAACAATGACGAAACGATGAACTCCTCTTCAGAATCTAGTTCCATTTCGTCCATTTCATCCAGTGATCCTCAATCTTTAGTTCCTGAAATAGAATCCACCACTAATTCTGAGATAACCTCCCCTAACACAGTGACGGACACTAAATCGGAAAGCACGACCGAATCAAATCCCGTTGCAGAAAGTAACAGCACAGAAATGGATAACGAAGAGTCTAAATCTCAGAATACATTAGCACCGTCAAATGAATCCACTATGGAAACTGAATCACCTTCTCGTGATTCGACGAATGAGACCAACGTGATTGAGCACATGCCAACGACAGTCTTCCCCAAATTGCCAAAGAATTTCGGCCATAACGTGGAACCTCTGATAGAACCACTGGTGAACGACACGGAAGAGCACATTATGCTGATACCAAAAACGGAGCACACCACGGAAGTGGTTCACGATCCACACGCAATTATTCCGCAATTGATTCCCGAGCAAAGCGTCCAATCCTTGTCGAATGGATCGTCGACAAACAGCCAAGATTCGTCAAGAAGTAAAATTCCATCCTCCACAGAAGTTGTTGAGACGACTCTGCATCGATCCACTGTACGTCCAGACGAGAACGCTGTTTCTCCAAGCGACTCTGTTCGCTATGAGGAGAATTTGGACCATTCGACCAATCATCCCCTGCATCCAGCAATGTTCCCTGAGAACACGGTCGAACACGCGACGGAGAAATTTGACTCGGCTTATGACAAGCACGCGGACGATATGTCCCCCTTCTTGCCGGATGTCCAGAAGGAAAAGGAGGTGAAGAAGGCGCCTAGATTGGACAAGGACGAGCAAGACGTGCCCAATCCTTTCGAAGATCACGTCGAAGATGTGATCACCGACAAACCTCCACCGGAAACTTCTCCCTCCACGGAACGGAACACGAATGAAACCGAATTAAAGGACTCTCTGAACGACATCCACGACGTTGTGCGCGATAACGCGAAGTCTGACGAGCGGAACGAGATCGGTCGTGGATTCAAAAGTGACGGGTTGGACGCTGTCGAAAGTAACGACACGGAATCCGGGATTCAAAACGGGCTATTGCTCACTTACGATGCTGATAAGTCAGCCAGGAACGAGGAGCATCGAGTTTCGATCGAGAACGAGAGTGGAACAGCTTCTGAGGAAGACGAAGAGGCGTTGAAAGTGGTGCCGTTAGAAGAACAGTTCAAGGAGATTGAAACTACTGTGAAATACGATTCGAGTAAAGATAAATCAGAAATTACAGAAGCTGGCCCAGTTATTGGGGAAGAAGAGAGATCGAAAGATAACGTTACGGTTCAAGCATCCTCGGAAAAGCCAGAGGAGAATGCCGTGGAGGATCAGTATAACGACATTAACGATGACAGTTTGAGCAAAGGGTATCAGCAGGACGACACAGAAGTTCAATCCAAGAGAATTAAGGATGGATCTAACGAATTAGTGAATGGAAAATCGTTCAACGCGGATGAATCTCGTGGAGTAAATGATACGACGAACGTGACGGCGATGAACGACACGGAAGACGCGTTGGCCATGATTGGAAACATTCCTGACAGGCATCCAGAGGATGCCAAGTTGACCACTCAGATACCTGTGCTTCCGTTGGAAATACAGCAAGAGATGTCAACGACTGAGAAAGTGGAGAGCACCACTGTGACCGAGGAGAATCCTCGAAAGGACAATGGCACGGAACACGTGGAGGATGGAACGACAGTTCAGGTACCAACTACTCACGTGATGTCGATGGAGACTAAAACTACTGCCCAGGTACCGATATTGCCGGAAGAATTGCAGACTACCGAAAACGACGCGTTGCTAACCACCTCCACCATGAGGTCAGACATCGAAACGAAAACTGGCAATTTGGAAAACGTGTCTTCTGAACGAAAGGAAACGCTTGATACGAATGACAATGGAACTCGAGTGATTAATTCAGGAGGACAAATGAATAGTCAGAACGATACTGTTAATgattcgatggaaaatatGGGCAATAAAAGTAACGCGTTACAGGGAAATGTTGTTTCAACGTTGGATAACACAAGTGAGGAAAATTCGAGTGCGCCAACGACAACGAGTATCGAGGAGAATACGAAGGAGAATGCGACGGAAAGCTCAACGCTCGAACCTTCTCCTTCGACATCCAACAATGAAACTGCGACGGAATCGCAGAGAACGTCCGAGACTTCCTCTACCACGGAGAACGTTAAACCTGTGATTGAAATATTAGACGATGACACTGTACCGATAAGATTCGACTACAAGACCCATTTTATCATGACCACGCCCAAGGCTAACTTAAATATGGGTGATCTAACGGAGGAAGATTTAAAAGTGATCCcattagaaaagaatttagacGTGAAGAAGAAATCGACCGACAAAAAGGTCATTGATAAGTACAAGtacaagaaagagaaagaattgaatttgGAGGAGAACGAGGATGAGAACGCGTTGACGGATGTACCAGAACTGTCATCTACAGAAACGCCGCAAACGGTGGGCGAGATCAAAGAGGAGGCAATCACTGCCACCACtgacaaagaagaaaattctgtaccaaaattgaaaatcatcgAGACTACCAGTGGATCGAATCAAACGGAAGTTCGAAGCTCCATGGCCAATGAAAATCTCGGTGGTAGAACCAGCATAACGGTGCCAGACGCAGCGAAGAAGTATCCCAGTTTCATACCCGTTTCAGAGAAGATCATAGAGCCGGAATTTGTTACGGAGCCTTTCGTACCTCTTCGAAACTTGCATCATTTCCATCGATCAGACGGAGTTGCGACGGAACATCCGTCGGTAACGAACGAATCGTCTAACGAAGGCCACACGACCATGGAGCCGGTGACAACACTGGacaacgaaaaaataaacgaaacggAATCACCCTTCGTTCCTTCGATCACTACGATACCCGTTTCATCGATCCAAACCAAATTACCGGAGACTGTAACCGTGGAAGCGACCAGCCACATAGACGTTTCGTTCCTGAATCTGCCTCCGAGCGCCGTGTTTTCCAAGTGTGCGGCCGGGCAATTCCAATGCGTGAACGGAACGTCCAGGGATGGCGCGTATTGCGTGAAACTGTCCGCCAAGTGCGACTCCGAGAACGATTGCTCGGACGGATCGGACGAGTTGAACTGCGAAGGTTGTCCAGGAAATTTCAAATGTGATAGCGGGCAATGCCTGAAACGAGACCTGGTGTGCAATAAAATCGTCGACTGCGATGATGGGAGCGACGAGAAGAACTGCGAGGAATGGAAGTGTCAATTCGACGAATTCAGGTGTCCCAGCGGTAagactaataattataacgaaaaatcaattgaaatttgatattggaaattttgtgaaatgatAGTGGGGAAATGAAAAGGTGATAAAAAGGTGGAAAAGTGGAGATAACGATTAACGAGGCAGCAATACTTTGAATGAGAAtacatttgaaaaagtttcgagaaaGATAATTCTCAAATCTATTCACATTTATAGAATAGAGTATAAAACTActcacatttttaatataactgcGTATATCGTGATTGTAAAttgtcttctttttattatacgtttaaataatcataacaCATTTTCATAGAATCTtgcgagaaatttttttacaagttcGCGTGTTTTCTTGTTAAATTGGGTCACCATGTTTTCTTGCTGATCTTAAATAACTGGcttttggaataatattacacgctaatttacttttttcttcggCCAATTATCGTTCCACCTTGACCAATCCTgagcaaaataaaaaacaagagaagtcggaataaatttttcacaattacaCATTGATTGATCGCATGCAAATCAGAAGGCGAATTATCATCACAGGGGGAGAAGAAGTGAAAGGAAAAACGTGACATAATACACGCTCGATTTAATGGGATCCCGTTTAATGCAGGATTTCGCAATCGAGCTAGGAATGTTCCGATATATCGACCGCGGCGAGATGTTTTCTCTCCTGTCGGGTTATCGGTGTCAAATACTTATCGTTCGAGCAAATTGCTTAATCTTTCCAACTATTTAGAGCTAGCGGATGCTTCTCGAAGTCGTCTAATGGTATAATTAATCGCTTCTATTCTCGTCTTATCTAACAACGTACTGACAATCCACTTAATCCATTTCACAAATGTCATATTTTACATCGATATCGTCTAAAATCCAACATCTATTCGAAGTTAAGATAGttgttttgatttatttacgtttctaaaattaatcccttgcttctttcttctttcgtctATTCGTAACTTGataatttcttggaaatttattatagagagAATAAGAACTGttgtatttgtaatttcaGGAAGATGCATTCCTGGCATCTGGCAGTGCGACGGCCGGCCGGATTGCGAGGATCATCGGGACGAGTACAATTGCGCCGAAAGTTGTGGAAACGACGAATATCTCTGCCCGACCGAGAAATGGTGTATACCCTTGACGTGGCATTGCAACGGGGTCGACGAATGCGCGAACGGAGAGGACGAAAATTTGTGCGATTGCGGCCTCGATCAATTCAAGTGTCAAACAGGGGGATGCGTGCCTGAAAACCAGGTATGCGATGGAATAGAACACTGCCCCGATCATTCTGACGAGTGGGGCTGTTTGAGCGGGGCGAACGTGACTGCAGAGAAGAGGTTTGGAACGGATGGACAGAAAGAGGATAACGCGGGGAGCATTGGTGGCCAAGAATCGAGTAGTCCTTTACTGAAAGTAAGGTGCGTATGAAACAATCgtcaaatttaaagattaaaattctgaaatgaaacgatatctctgccatttaaaatattcttatcattTCTTTCGCATAATTCTATTGCGTCAATCAAATCATATCTATTCTTATCGATGTTTAATTAACTTGGAGAGAAATCTTACTAACCTCCTCTATTTCCTAATTCTTCCGTTATCATCGTCTAAAactaattaacataaaattctaCTTCGCAATTACATTTCAAGGTTTTGATACAGATCAGACTGTTCCAGTGTCGTTCTTTTAATCAgcttatttaatttgtagaaaaaaaatttctacaaaacgattattattgttacttaTAGCGAGAAAGATTAATCTCGCAAATAAACTTctgcaacaaaaaaaaagaaagaaaagaaaataagtggaacttttctctcttttcagaCAATACAACGGCGAATACCGTCTCGTTTGTTCCGATGGATGGAGCGAGGAATTCAGTACCTCTTATTGCCAATCTCTAGGATTCGCCGGGTCCGAGAGCACAGAGTTCCAAACGAGGGACAAAACTCAGAAGATTTTCAGATTAAAGGCGAATCCCAATCACCATGCCCCGTTGGTCACGAATTTGGAGCAAGTCGAATTCTGCGTATCTGACAAAGTCGTGCAAGTCACTTGCCAAGAATTTTCTTGCGGATCCGATTATGGAGAAGGACCAACAGCGAGATTGGTCGGTGGAACTCCGGCCAGCGAAGGACAATGGTCCAGCGTGGCTCTGTTGAAGGAACCTAAACTTGGCGCTGCTTGCACGGCCAGCATATTGGGCCCTATGCACGTGCTTGCCAGTTATTCCTGCATCCACAGGTGAATATCGagatcgattgaaaaaaatgaaaattaatcttatgaATCTTTGAATGGAATTTGTAGTCGATTGGTTGATTAGATATAATTctcgaaacgatattttaaatcttgaaattttgaatattgggagatatatttgtcttttttttcctttttcttttcttagatATAAGCAGAGCAATGGATGGCAGCTTTTCACCGGTGAAAATCTGCTTAAAGCACATCCTGTAAGGAACATCATTCCTTATCCTCAAGTGAAGTACAATCAATTCTTGTATAACAATGATATCGCATTGGTGGAATTAGAGAAGCCTTTAACTTTCTCGAGGAATGTCAGCGCCATCTGCCTTCCGAAACATCCTATACAGGTTTGTatcttaagaaaatatttggtaCCAAGAATATTTAGAGATATTAGCGAAGGAGTGTTTAAAATATGTGGTTATCTTTTAGCAATTCCAGCCGAGACAGATATGCGTGATGGCTGGATGGGGATTTTCTGTGAACGGTGAGGTCGATTTACAAAAGTACCTCAACTTCCTGCCATTGCCAACGTACGATATTGAAGAATGCAATGCGACCACTCACTATGCAGGATTCATCACGAAGGACAATATATGCGCTGGATTCACTGATACGAATAAAGGACCTTGCTACGTAAGATTCTTGCCTCTTTCCTGCAATTTTCTAAGTCCATTTCTTAATCCTCCTATCGTTCTAttgttaaatcataattatgtgTGCAaagtttaagataaatttcatttatcagttcttgaatgattaatttcaattctgtgagcgattaatttattctattattcttatttttcttttttctcttttgtagAACGACGAAGGAGCACCTCTAATGTGTGAATCTGGAGGAGGATCGGTCAGATGGGAAATTCAGGGTCTATTAAGTCATCACAGCAGATGTTCGAGAGGTCATCCAGCAATTTATTCGAGCGTGGAACCTGCGTTATCTTGGTTGCGAAATTCCGTACCTGCTTTGCAAACGCAAAGCTAAAGCGCTATAACGTGATTTCGTTCTTTCCACGAGAATACGCGAACAttagatgaattttttcttctttttttttttttttaattcgtacgAATTGATCATAACAATACAATAAATGaacgaacgaataaattaaatgagtCGAAAAGGAACTATTGAGTGCACAAGTTCCTgaaagttgaaatttataaaacaaaaacaatgTACTTAATTTATATCCGTCTTTGTTTTTTACAATATGTTCCTATTTAAATGCGAAGAACGCGGATTTGATAGATAGCAATACGTAATCGCGGCCATAATTCGTTCTGCATCAGAAAAATACGTCCTAAATGttaaatgatttctttttttttttttttttttaaatatctttacgataattaatattgtaatattttgtgGCAAATTGTGCTcgcagaaaatgaaaaaatgacgGAGATAACATAATTGGCGATACaagatatttacaattaagattatttgtaaatactgTATAAAGTGACTGTTTAATATGCTTAACATTGTaagagactttttttttacatgtttaGGAAATTAGGTCTCTTAAGAATGCTGTTTTACAAGTATTCAAATATGTAAAACAATTTAACACATTCATTTATTCTGCTGAATACCCAACAAGTTTCGTGTAACAACTGTATCTAACAGATTTATGCTGACATACACTTTCTAGTTTACTATCTCAAAGAAATATTAGCAGAGGTGTAGTATTACTGATTAGTGTAATGTCTGCATGAATTGTTTATGTAAATCCAGTTATTAGATATTACAAAAAGTAGCagcaaaatgaaaatatttattggaaacAAGAGaccattgaataaatatatttgattattcgataataaatagtttGTCTCAGAAATCGTAAAAAGGGATTTCTGAAATGAACAATAGAAtaggataaaaaatagataggagataaatgtatataatatataagtattttaataaaatacattgttatgaagaaatacaataataaaatatgtttatgtaTGCATAGTCATTGATGAATgcataagtatttttatatgctaagataaaaaataaatgtattttaaatgaattttaagctttcttattttaaatataaataattttattgttatttatacaataaataattctttgttatttatacaataaattcttaatctaATTGTTTCTTGGGCATTGCTGCAATTTCAGCTGTTGTTACAATAGCATCTATAGTAATTAATGACTTAGAAATACTAGTTATTACATcattatatttggaaaaaacttcatttatatgattatttaatcctTGAGTatcttcatataatttaagataagataaattcAAATCATTGAGTTTGTTTGTTAATTCTGGTACATTTCTTAGACGATCAGTCTCTAATACAGGTGTTAATTCTTGCACTTGTTTTAACATTTcatgattttgttttatttctgatGCCATTGCTAACAATAATTGAAGCTTGGCCTCTATAGGAATTTCTGAACTTTCAATTATTGGATCTAAGTAAGTATTTAATTCTGGTAATCGCTTTATCATTAGATttgctttttctcttcctGACATTGCAGAGGAAACTAATGTATTTACATGCAAGATATTATCTATCACGGGATTTTCCAatgtatcattattttcttttttctttgcaagtccatatatttttttttccaattcaataACTCTATCTTCTAACAATTCAATAGCTGccattctaaatatttaaaaaacagaataataaaataattatatatttttttattaatgtattattatttaaatatatgaatacgtaatatattaagttttttttaacaatttatgatACATACTTATCTTAATTAgcttatgtaatttaatacatttacatatgtatatcaatgcatatatgataattaataataa from the Apis mellifera strain DH4 linkage group LG9, Amel_HAv3.1, whole genome shotgun sequence genome contains:
- the LOC412763 gene encoding cardiomyopathy-associated protein 5 isoform X3, whose protein sequence is MSTEDGIDNPAFASDDCAAESRLNDEQQQVTLDHKSEGGPVENGHQRAQFVSQQYVEPGKTSPDPHHQRTETKIELPETNDKTVVEPKMNGVHGNGNNNDASFLNNSATSVQINDTGKKEQIEAVNLELVSMRPYAGNNLQTKGQEACEVPADPYEEYFVPVNEHRKYIRGEKLYVTKDKRSRSSYWRRMACWGCCLAVVLIAVIIAILAATGVILTQETSEPLDNLQQNSRQFGDVRTAESQEYMKNPPPSPPPATSTFPSWPTTDETLYNTVPSALDGVLKLDEFQWDNDLSDPKSRVYRQVSTEIEEYLRSMLRQPMDNETIVKVYGINRDGEVKFRISYPPRSIPEETQQMIEKTLQKSGNMIGHYHLNSLKVTKLVDECQSGSFGCSEGCNYDYSKGLFVCFCRTRKVLASDGKNCVDENDLSNVEMDDEVPETNTEMVHDYVQGRSRGPGSVFEPRRPDNWDHLDFSTETTHNGHAPQDNEHEFHVYPHSSAEPEPTQTATTEENRVFNDESDSMHWMHDHSNHDHSMHDYSTYEHSMHDHSMHDHSMHDHSEHEHSMHDHSEHDHSTYDYSSLSTPEQKPEIESNSKSFAEPEPSAEPEPSAEPEPSVEPEPSAELEPSAKPEPSAEPEPSSEPEPSAEPEPSAEPEPSSEPEPSAEPEPSAEPEPSAEPEPSAEPEPSVEPKPSAEPEPSTEPEPSAEPEPSAEPEPSAEPEPSAEPEPSVEPEPSAEPEPSAEPEPSSEPEPSVKPEPSAEPEPSAGPEPSAEPEPSAEPEPSVKPEPSAEPEPSAEPEPSAEPEPKSPNELEFDPESSTKMINTELVSSMEPQSTEFNKPEPTRESQPSTEVEASAEPITEANPVSELSTKLTATEHPELPLQLDFTIRPEISGKEDSSTEHELLSTLSPIEPELFNDEKSRENMPSIVEHSTEIQNTIVPKDFTEKTFTDKTESSTESVIVNKESSESINESSTESPMIEKETANTLIPNVPTNMESESTTPMMLSETTLPNNEMASNDESLPVIPLISDIEQTMTSNHSFSDDHSESSVTVVGTTMMENNEEKVTTSNPIEMDKNEQITETTNMPQDETTIYTTMSINNDETMNSSSESSSISSISSSDPQSLVPEIESTTNSEITSPNTVTDTKSESTTESNPVAESNSTEMDNEESKSQNTLAPSNESTMETESPSRDSTNETNVIEHMPTTVFPKLPKNFGHNVEPLIEPLVNDTEEHIMLIPKTEHTTEVVHDPHAIIPQLIPEQSVQSLSNGSSTNSQDSSRSKIPSSTEVVETTLHRSTVRPDENAVSPSDSVRYEENLDHSTNHPLHPAMFPENTVEHATEKFDSAYDKHADDMSPFLPDVQKEKEVKKAPRLDKDEQDVPNPFEDHVEDVITDKPPPETSPSTERNTNETELKDSLNDIHDVVRDNAKSDERNEIGRGFKSDGLDAVESNDTESGIQNGLLLTYDADKSARNEEHRVSIENESGTASEEDEEALKVVPLEEQFKEIETTVKYDSSKDKSEITEAGPVIGEEERSKDNVTVQASSEKPEENAVEDQYNDINDDSLSKGYQQDDTEVQSKRIKDGSNELVNGKSFNADESRGVNDTTNVTAMNDTEDALAMIGNIPDRHPEDAKLTTQIPVLPLEIQQEMSTTEKVESTTVTEENPRKDNGTEHVEDGTTVQVPTTHVMSMETKTTAQVPILPEELQTTENDALLTTSTMRSDIETKTGNLENVSSERKETLDTNDNGTRVINSGGQMNSQNDTVNDSMENMGNKSNALQGNVVSTLDNTSEENSSAPTTTSIEENTKENATESSTLEPSPSTSNNETATESQRTSETSSTTENVKPVIEILDDDTVPIRFDYKTHFIMTTPKANLNMGDLTEEDLKVIPLEKNLDVKKKSTDKKVIDKYKYKKEKELNLEENEDENALTDVPELSSTETPQTVGEIKEEAITATTDKEENSVPKLKIIETTSGSNQTEVRSSMANENLGGRTSITVPDAAKKYPSFIPVSEKIIEPEFVTEPFVPLRNLHHFHRSDGVATEHPSVTNESSNEGHTTMEPVTTLDNEKINETESPFVPSITTIPVSSIQTKLPETVTVEATSHIDVSFLNLPPSAVFSKCAAGQFQCVNGTSRDGAYCVKLSAKCDSENDCSDGSDELNCEGCPGNFKCDSGQCLKRDLVCNKIVDCDDGSDEKNCEEWKCQFDEFRCPSGRCIPGIWQCDGRPDCEDHRDEYNCAESCGNDEYLCPTEKWCIPLTWHCNGVDECANGEDENLCDCGLDQFKCQTGGCVPENQVCDGIEHCPDHSDEWGCLSGANVTAEKRFGTDGQKEDNAGSIGGQESSSPLLKVRQYNGEYRLVCSDGWSEEFSTSYCQSLGFAGSESTEFQTRDKTQKIFRLKANPNHHAPLVTNLEQVEFCVSDKVVQVTCQEFSCGSDYGEGPTARLVGGTPASEGQWSSVALLKEPKLGAACTASILGPMHVLASYSCIHRYKQSNGWQLFTGENLLKAHPVRNIIPYPQVKYNQFLYNNDIALVELEKPLTFSRNVSAICLPKHPIQQFQPRQICVMAGWGFSVNGEVDLQKYLNFLPLPTYDIEECNATTHYAGFITKDNICAGFTDTNKGPCYNDEGAPLMCESGGGSVRWEIQGLLSHHSRCSRGHPAIYSSVEPALSWLRNSVPALQTQS